One segment of Alnus glutinosa chromosome 2, dhAlnGlut1.1, whole genome shotgun sequence DNA contains the following:
- the LOC133861511 gene encoding uncharacterized protein LOC133861511, whose translation MASNGAPPRAGDAENSLEKIKRQLASGSGRNLLQGPLLKRSETLRKWNERWVILDPTTGRMEYKIRRNEPTVKGTIIFDANSTITVSPVNFHGLPKYDGCCIYIGTPQKKDYFLCAETSGAARAWVSTLHASQLVLRAHKEAVNSLSGNGSPKLGTVATVVAAANSIALECSKEIESAMHISLRNALGMVTNKTSDGPMDDLAIMRETLRVKDEELQNLARDLRARDSTIKDIADKLSETAEAAEAAASAAHTMDEQRRIACAEIERLKRDWEKQLESFMLKLRESEQKVMTLSKERDQLIKQRDSAIQEAHMWRSELAKARERAVILEATVVRAEEKVRVADADAGARIKEAAQKESAAVKEKQELLAYVNKLQSQLQRNHIDTKQVFEERTESCSDIDNTLPLTKHVDLSEENVDKACLSVSRAIPVSGESVVHMAADQVNLQPIGDSEWSDIQATEARIADVREVAPETEGSSLDIPVVSRAVTNHHEQGVNSFHQP comes from the exons ATGGCCTCCAATGGCGCTCCCCCG AGAGCTGGGGATGCAGAGAATAGCTTGGAGAAGATCAAGCGGCAGTTGGCGTCAGGTTCTGGCAGGAACTTGCTGCAGGGTCCACTTCTGAAGCGATCCGAGACC CTGAGGAAATGGAACGAGCGGTGGGTAATCTTGGACCCGACCACTGGGAGAATGGAGTACAA GATTCGGAGAAATGAGCCAACTGTCAAGGGAACCATTATATTTGACGCAAATAGCACAATTACCGTATCTCCAGTCAACTTCCA TGGACTACCAAAGTATGATGGCTGCTGTATAT ATATTGGGACCCCACAGAAAAAAGACTACTTCCTCTGTGCAGAGACTTCTGGTGCAGCTAGAGCTTGGGTTTCAACTTTACA TGCATCGCAGTTGGTTCTGAGAGCCCATAAAGAGGCTGTGAATTCCTTAAGTGGGAATGGTTCTCCAAAGTTAGGAACAGTCGCAACGGTGGTTGCTGCTGCCAATTCGATAGCCCTTGAATGTTCTAAAGAAATTGAATCAGCGATGCATATTTCATTGAGAAATGCTCTAGGAATGGTGACGAATAAAACAAGTGATGGTCCAATGGATGATCTAGCAATCATGAGG GAGACACTACGAGTTAAGGATGAGGAACTGCAGAATTTGGCTCGGGACCTTCGTGCACGGGATTCAACAATAAAAGATATAGCAGATAAATTATCTGAAACTGCCGAAGCTGCTGAGGCTGCTGCGTCTGCAGCTCATACAATGGATGAACAAAGGAGAATTGCATGTGCAGAAATTGAGCGTCTTAAAAGAGATTGGGAGAAGCAGCTGGAGTCATTTATGTTAAAG CTAAGAGAGTCCGAACAAAAGGTCATGACCTTGAGTAAAGAAAGAGATCAATTGATCAAACAGAGAGACTCTGCTATTCAGGAGGCACATATGTGGCGTTCTGAGCTTGCAAAAGCCAGAGAGCGTGCTGTTATATTAGAAGCAACTGTCGTGAGAGCAGAGGAAAAGGTCAGGGTTGCAGACGCAGATGCTGGAGCTAGAATAAAGGAGGCTGCACAGAAAGAGTCAGCTGCTGTGAAGGAAAAGCAAGAGCTTCTGGCATATGTAAATAAGTTACAATCGCAACTCCAAAG AAATCATATTGATACCAAGCAAGTTTTTGAGGAGAGGACTGAGTCGTGCTCAGATATTGATAATACTCTTCCATTGACAAAGCATGTAGACTTATCAGAAGAGAATGTCGATAAAGCTTGTCTCAGTGTTTCTAGGGCAATCCCAGTCTCTGGGGAGAGTGTAGTACACATGGCAGCAGATCAGGTGAACCTCCAGCCAATTGGAGATAGTGAATGGAGCGATATTCAGGCAACAGAAGCAAGGATAGCTGATGTTAGAGAAGTTGCTCCTGAGACTGAAGGAAGCAGCTTGGATATTCCTGTTGTTAGCCGAGCGGTTACTAACCACCACGAACAAGGAGTAAACTCTTTTCATCAGCCTTGA